In Streptomyces sp. SLBN-118, the following are encoded in one genomic region:
- a CDS encoding trypsin-like serine peptidase, producing MALPARAGRLAREPFEGIPIVGTFFFNDGTNTGRFCGGTVVNSPGRNLVMSAGHCFDDQDARKNLTFVKRYLSKGTDAAADLDFNFLQLEPRGGKNVQDVVGGAELLINAGYEHNPVRLIGYPNALKRPLDCTDKTVRYNSTDPKIPGSFLRIECKAYSGGASGGPFLVKKGTGYGIVGVIGGWHTGGDVDDISYSSYLDGDAKKLYDDAVNNRQPAGRGVLGQAETWKHAEVLAGGYFTDGNPGDDDYSDLVVRWSDGELTLYRGAGEDEDNFDKEIRLAPKDSTFQHAETIAAGDFTGADTDDLLVRWVDGELTLYPDVDEQGFHGEFQLQKPDPLWKHAVSITAGRYTTGSKWTDDLLVRWSDGEVSLYTDVNRDGFHGGKKLAASDSDWKYAASIAAGDYTGNDQWDVMVRWKDGELSICKDIDQTGLHGEVQIKKKNDLWTKATVIAAGDYTDNDYPDDFIVRWTDGEVSLYPDADETGLNREITLVYPPA from the coding sequence CGCGAGCCATTTGAAGGCATACCGATCGTCGGTACGTTCTTTTTCAACGACGGGACCAATACGGGCCGGTTCTGCGGCGGGACTGTCGTCAACAGCCCCGGCAGGAACCTTGTCATGAGCGCTGGTCACTGCTTCGACGACCAGGACGCGCGGAAGAACCTCACGTTCGTCAAGCGGTACCTGTCCAAGGGGACCGATGCCGCAGCCGACCTGGACTTCAACTTCCTGCAGCTCGAGCCGCGCGGCGGCAAGAACGTGCAGGATGTCGTCGGCGGTGCCGAACTCCTCATCAACGCAGGCTACGAGCACAACCCCGTCCGCCTCATCGGCTATCCCAACGCCCTCAAGCGGCCGCTGGACTGCACCGACAAGACCGTGCGCTACAACAGCACCGACCCCAAAATCCCCGGAAGCTTCCTGCGCATCGAGTGCAAGGCCTACTCGGGCGGCGCCTCCGGCGGGCCGTTCCTCGTCAAGAAGGGGACAGGGTACGGAATCGTCGGCGTGATCGGCGGCTGGCACACCGGCGGTGACGTCGACGACATCTCCTACAGCTCCTACCTCGACGGCGACGCCAAGAAGCTGTACGACGACGCGGTCAACAACAGGCAGCCGGCCGGCCGCGGAGTCCTCGGACAGGCAGAGACCTGGAAGCACGCCGAGGTGCTGGCGGGCGGGTACTTCACCGACGGCAACCCCGGCGATGACGACTACTCCGACCTGGTCGTGCGCTGGTCCGACGGCGAGCTCACCCTCTACCGCGGAGCCGGCGAGGACGAGGACAACTTCGACAAGGAAATCAGACTCGCGCCCAAGGACAGCACCTTCCAACACGCGGAGACCATCGCGGCGGGAGACTTCACCGGCGCCGACACGGACGACCTCCTCGTCCGCTGGGTCGACGGAGAACTGACCCTCTACCCGGACGTGGACGAGCAAGGCTTCCACGGAGAATTCCAGCTCCAGAAGCCCGACCCGCTGTGGAAGCACGCAGTGTCCATCACCGCAGGCCGCTACACCACCGGCAGCAAGTGGACCGACGACCTGCTGGTGCGCTGGTCCGACGGCGAAGTGTCCCTCTACACCGACGTGAACCGCGACGGATTCCACGGCGGGAAAAAACTCGCCGCCAGCGACAGCGACTGGAAATACGCCGCCAGCATCGCCGCCGGCGACTACACCGGCAACGACCAGTGGGACGTGATGGTCCGCTGGAAGGACGGCGAACTCAGCATCTGCAAGGACATCGACCAGACCGGCCTCCACGGCGAAGTCCAGATCAAGAAGAAGAACGATCTGTGGACCAAAGCCACCGTCATCGCCGCCGGCGACTACACCGACAACGACTACCCGGACGACTTCATCGTCCGCTGGACCGACGGCGAAGTATCCCTGTACCCCGACGCCGACGAAACCGGACTCAACCGCGAAATCACACTCGTCTACCCACCAGCCTAA